The Cyanobium sp. ATX 6F1 genome includes a region encoding these proteins:
- a CDS encoding PspA/IM30 family protein, with product MGFFDRLSRLLRANLNDLVSKAEDPGKILDQSVADMQADLVKLRTAVATAIASQKRIQNQAEQAESQSKTWYERAELALKKGEEDLAREALSRRKTYQDTATALNAQLNGQAGQVETLKKSLLALEGKIAEAKTKKDMLKARSQAAQAQEQLQSAVSGLGTNSAMAAFEQMEEKVLQQEARSQAAAELAGADLESQFASLEGGSDVDDELAALKNRLEGGAAAIPLLAADAPLPKLEPAKAAQVDAELEDLKRSIDKL from the coding sequence ATGGGCTTCTTCGATCGGTTGAGCCGTCTGCTGCGCGCCAACCTCAACGACCTGGTGAGCAAGGCTGAGGACCCCGGGAAGATCCTGGATCAATCGGTGGCCGACATGCAGGCCGACCTGGTGAAGCTGCGCACGGCCGTGGCCACCGCCATCGCCAGCCAGAAGCGCATCCAGAACCAGGCCGAGCAGGCGGAGTCCCAGTCGAAAACCTGGTACGAACGGGCCGAGCTGGCGCTCAAGAAAGGTGAAGAGGATCTGGCCCGCGAAGCGCTCAGTCGCCGCAAGACCTACCAGGACACCGCCACCGCCCTGAACGCCCAGCTCAATGGCCAGGCCGGCCAGGTGGAGACGCTCAAGAAAAGCCTTCTGGCCCTCGAGGGCAAGATCGCCGAGGCCAAGACCAAAAAAGACATGCTCAAGGCCCGCTCCCAGGCCGCCCAGGCCCAGGAGCAGCTCCAGAGCGCCGTCAGCGGGCTGGGCACCAATTCCGCCATGGCCGCCTTCGAGCAGATGGAGGAGAAGGTGCTGCAGCAGGAGGCCCGCAGCCAGGCGGCCGCCGAGCTGGCCGGCGCCGATCTGGAAAGCCAGTTCGCCTCCCTCGAGGGCGGCAGCGACGTGGACGACGAACTGGCCGCCCTCAAGAATCGGCTCGAGGGCGGTGCGGCGGCCATCCCCCTGCTGGCCGCCGATGCTCCGCTGCCCAAGCTGGAGCCCGCCAAGGCAGCCCAGGTGGATGCGGAGCTCGAAGACCTCAAGCGCTCGATCGACAAGCTCTGA
- a CDS encoding DUF721 domain-containing protein, which translates to MARARPEQTRRIGNLSLLMAAPRPPAAALGDCLARLQQEWQREGSLAALWQAWPRIAGPQLAPHCRPTSFRGGLLTVGASHPQWLQGLRYNRHQLLGALRGAGFTVRDLRFQQIQPAAPFTPGAEAEAATWAVHPSRVDVHGMGTCPDCGRPSPGGEIQRWGHCSFCRRQPQEPLGESQ; encoded by the coding sequence ATGGCCCGCGCCCGCCCCGAGCAGACCCGCCGCATCGGCAACCTGTCGCTGCTGATGGCGGCGCCGCGCCCCCCCGCCGCAGCCCTCGGCGACTGCCTGGCGCGTCTCCAGCAGGAGTGGCAACGGGAAGGAAGCCTGGCGGCCCTGTGGCAGGCCTGGCCACGCATCGCCGGCCCGCAGTTGGCGCCCCACTGCCGCCCCACCAGCTTCCGCGGCGGTCTGCTCACGGTGGGAGCCAGCCACCCCCAGTGGCTGCAGGGGCTTCGCTACAACCGACATCAGCTGCTGGGGGCCCTGCGCGGGGCGGGCTTCACGGTGCGCGACCTGCGCTTCCAACAGATCCAGCCCGCCGCCCCCTTCACCCCCGGCGCCGAGGCGGAGGCGGCCACCTGGGCCGTCCATCCCAGCCGCGTGGATGTGCATGGCATGGGCACCTGCCCCGACTGCGGCCGCCCCTCCCCTGGCGGTGAAATCCAGCGCTGGGGGCACTGCAGCTTCTGCCGGCGCCAGCCCCAGGAGCCCTTGGGCGAATCTCAGTAG
- a CDS encoding ArnT family glycosyltransferase: MVLGLTVALGVLLFLRGLGESGLVDETPPLFAAAARAMAETGDWLTPAVNGLPRYDKPPLVYWAMALGYLLPGQPHWNPLGTWAANLPTALASIAVMVALAFTLLRWPQPAGSSGRPPRWPALTALAAPLAFALSPLVILWGRIGVSDGLFTAGVALTLLLFWQAHADPRRPRWAPWPLLGLAVLAKGPVALLLVGLTLLVFGLHQGNLGVLVGRFRPLRGLAITALVAVPWFAAELVVEGKPFWDSFFGYHNLQRFSSVVNQHLQPWWYFGPVLVVASLPFTPLLLLGLGRALGRPRGAGRQANSLPATSPPATSLGAFAACWLLVVLAFFTVSATKLPSYWLPATPAAALLVALAAQGADQPAPPWPSRPVPDRPLAWAQGLTLLLGALLAAALWASPRWVPLINDPEMPTLPAELLASGLVLRAAFCFSLLVVVGLVLWRWPLRPPGWLLAVQLPLVLFQAVAVLPMWSLGDGVRQRPVRQIASELVRQRRPSESVAMVGILKPSLHYYSRRVVLYEGRLPADLVNLNDRLLNERRHGQAPARLDEAPTVLVVIDDTTSQEPYWQGLGAEELAHIGLYKLWRLDRRRLDERARGLINRGQARIQWRDPRPERY, from the coding sequence GTGGTTCTGGGCCTCACCGTGGCGCTGGGGGTGCTGCTGTTCCTGCGGGGGCTGGGCGAATCGGGCCTGGTGGATGAGACCCCGCCCCTGTTTGCCGCCGCTGCCCGGGCCATGGCCGAGACGGGCGACTGGCTGACCCCCGCCGTCAACGGCCTGCCCCGCTACGACAAGCCGCCACTGGTCTATTGGGCGATGGCCCTGGGCTACCTGCTGCCCGGCCAGCCGCACTGGAACCCCCTGGGCACCTGGGCCGCCAACCTGCCCACGGCCCTGGCGTCGATCGCCGTGATGGTGGCCCTGGCCTTCACCCTGCTGCGCTGGCCCCAGCCGGCCGGATCGTCAGGGCGGCCCCCGCGCTGGCCGGCGCTGACGGCCCTGGCGGCGCCCCTGGCCTTCGCCCTTTCGCCCCTGGTGATCCTCTGGGGGCGCATCGGCGTCAGCGATGGTCTGTTCACCGCCGGCGTCGCCCTCACCCTGCTGCTGTTCTGGCAGGCCCACGCCGACCCACGCCGCCCCAGGTGGGCCCCCTGGCCGCTGCTGGGGCTGGCGGTGCTGGCCAAGGGGCCGGTGGCGCTGCTCCTGGTGGGTCTCACCCTGCTGGTCTTCGGCCTGCACCAGGGCAACCTTGGCGTCCTGGTGGGGCGGTTTCGCCCCCTGCGGGGCCTGGCGATCACCGCCCTGGTGGCGGTGCCCTGGTTCGCCGCTGAGCTGGTGGTGGAAGGCAAGCCTTTCTGGGACAGCTTTTTCGGGTACCACAACCTGCAGCGGTTCAGCTCGGTGGTGAACCAGCACCTGCAGCCCTGGTGGTACTTCGGCCCGGTGCTGGTGGTGGCCAGCCTGCCGTTCACGCCCCTGCTGCTGCTGGGCCTGGGGCGTGCCCTGGGGCGCCCCCGAGGTGCGGGCCGGCAGGCCAACAGCCTTCCTGCGACCAGCCCTCCTGCCACCAGCCTTGGGGCTTTTGCCGCCTGCTGGCTGCTCGTGGTGCTGGCCTTCTTCACGGTCTCGGCCACGAAGCTGCCCAGCTACTGGCTGCCGGCCACCCCGGCCGCAGCCCTGCTGGTCGCCCTGGCGGCCCAGGGCGCCGATCAGCCGGCTCCCCCTTGGCCTTCAAGGCCGGTGCCGGATCGGCCCCTGGCCTGGGCCCAGGGCCTGACCCTGCTGCTGGGGGCCCTACTGGCCGCTGCCCTCTGGGCCTCCCCCCGCTGGGTGCCGCTGATCAACGATCCGGAGATGCCCACCCTGCCCGCTGAGCTGCTGGCCAGTGGACTGGTGCTGCGGGCGGCCTTCTGTTTCTCTCTGCTGGTGGTGGTGGGCCTGGTGCTCTGGCGCTGGCCCCTGCGGCCCCCGGGCTGGCTGCTGGCCGTGCAGCTGCCGCTGGTGCTGTTCCAGGCCGTGGCGGTGTTGCCGATGTGGAGCCTGGGGGATGGGGTGCGCCAGCGGCCGGTGCGCCAGATCGCTTCTGAGCTGGTGCGCCAGCGACGGCCGAGTGAATCGGTGGCGATGGTCGGGATCCTGAAGCCGTCGCTGCACTACTACAGCCGCCGGGTCGTGCTCTACGAGGGCCGCCTGCCGGCGGATCTGGTCAACCTCAACGACCGGCTGTTGAACGAACGCCGCCATGGCCAGGCCCCCGCCCGCCTTGATGAGGCGCCCACGGTGCTGGTGGTGATCGACGACACCACCTCCCAGGAGCCCTATTGGCAGGGGTTGGGGGCCGAGGAACTGGCCCACATTGGCCTCTACAAGCTCTGGCGCCTGGACCGCCGCCGCCTGGACGAGCGGGCCCGGGGGCTGATCAACCGGGGCCAGGCCCGGATCCAGTGGCGGGATCCCCGGCCGGAGCGCTACTGA
- a CDS encoding glycosyltransferase has product MGAEALRLLVVSTPVGALGSGRGGGVELTLASLVAGLLERGHHLTVLAADGSRLPAGCERARLWSCPGVDQPSWQHQRRDSPVVMPAQALLPRLWQRAVGSQAGFDALINLAYDWLPFWLTPQLHTPLLHLVSMGSVAEVMDAVIADVARWDQRRLAFHTRAQADDFELSEAPVLVGNGFDLEAYGFCAAPEPLLGWVGRIAPEKGLEDAARAAALLGRRLAVWGLVEDPAYAAAVEAAVPAGTVDWRGFLPTSELQAELGRCAALLNTPKWNEAFGNVVVEAMACGVPVVAYRRGGPGELVQPGINGLLVPPDDVPALAAAVADAEGLDRQSCRAWVERTCSRAAFAERLERWLLSALGRSPA; this is encoded by the coding sequence ATGGGGGCTGAGGCGCTGCGGCTGCTGGTGGTCAGCACCCCGGTCGGGGCCCTCGGCAGCGGCAGGGGCGGCGGGGTGGAGCTCACCCTGGCCAGCCTGGTGGCGGGCCTGCTGGAGCGCGGCCACCACCTCACCGTGCTGGCGGCCGATGGGTCGCGGCTGCCCGCAGGCTGCGAGCGCGCTCGCCTCTGGAGCTGCCCCGGAGTGGACCAGCCCAGCTGGCAGCACCAGCGCCGGGACTCCCCCGTCGTGATGCCCGCGCAGGCCCTGCTGCCGCGGCTGTGGCAGCGGGCCGTGGGGTCGCAAGCCGGCTTCGATGCCCTGATCAACCTGGCCTACGACTGGCTGCCGTTCTGGCTGACGCCCCAGCTGCACACCCCCCTGCTGCACCTGGTGAGCATGGGCTCGGTGGCGGAGGTGATGGATGCGGTGATCGCCGATGTGGCCCGCTGGGATCAACGCCGGCTGGCGTTTCACACCCGGGCCCAGGCCGACGATTTCGAGCTCAGCGAAGCGCCGGTGCTGGTGGGCAACGGCTTCGATCTGGAGGCCTACGGTTTCTGCGCCGCGCCCGAGCCCCTGCTGGGCTGGGTGGGGCGGATCGCCCCGGAGAAGGGGCTCGAGGACGCGGCCAGGGCGGCAGCCCTGCTGGGGCGGCGTCTGGCGGTGTGGGGGCTCGTGGAGGATCCCGCCTACGCCGCCGCCGTGGAGGCCGCGGTGCCCGCCGGCACCGTCGACTGGCGAGGGTTCCTGCCCACCTCCGAGCTCCAGGCCGAGCTGGGCCGCTGCGCGGCGCTGCTCAACACCCCGAAGTGGAACGAGGCCTTCGGCAATGTGGTGGTGGAGGCGATGGCCTGCGGCGTGCCCGTGGTGGCCTACCGCCGCGGCGGCCCTGGGGAGCTGGTGCAGCCCGGGATCAATGGGCTGCTGGTCCCCCCCGACGACGTGCCCGCCCTGGCGGCGGCGGTGGCCGACGCCGAGGGACTCGATCGCCAGTCCTGCCGGGCCTGGGTGGAGCGCACCTGCTCGAGGGCCGCCTTCGCGGAGCGCCTGGAGCGCTGGCTGCTGAGCGCCCTGGGGCGGTCGCCTGCTTGA
- a CDS encoding DMT family transporter produces MPFLPRWLLMLLPFALWGTAMAAMKPLLVGAGPLTLAWMRLVPAGLLVLLAAALLGRSLRVERRDLGWLLLFAAVDATLFQALLAVGLGQTGAGLGSVLIDSQPLVVALLARSLFAEAINPVGWLGLLLGVLGIVCLGLPAPLLQHWWLEAPSSLGARAWSHGELWMLGAALAMAFGTVISRYACRSSDPVAITGWHMLLGGVPLLLASALAPLIWSGAPPFWPQWSAQDWGLMAYASVFGSALAYGLFFTFASRGDLTGFSSLTFLTPLFALVCGQLLLAEELRPLQWLGAVVALISVLLINRRQQLWEGPGDGG; encoded by the coding sequence ATGCCCTTTTTGCCGCGCTGGCTCCTGATGCTGCTGCCCTTCGCGCTCTGGGGCACGGCGATGGCGGCAATGAAACCTCTGCTGGTGGGCGCCGGTCCGCTCACCCTGGCCTGGATGCGCCTGGTGCCCGCCGGCCTGCTGGTGCTGCTGGCCGCTGCCCTGTTGGGCCGCTCCCTGCGCGTCGAGCGCCGGGACCTGGGCTGGCTGCTGCTGTTTGCCGCCGTCGACGCCACCTTGTTCCAGGCGCTGCTGGCCGTGGGCCTGGGCCAGACCGGTGCCGGCCTGGGGTCGGTGTTGATCGATTCCCAACCCCTGGTGGTGGCGCTGCTGGCCCGCAGCCTGTTCGCTGAGGCGATCAATCCCGTGGGCTGGCTCGGCCTGCTGCTGGGGGTGCTGGGCATCGTCTGCCTGGGACTCCCGGCGCCGCTGTTGCAGCACTGGTGGCTGGAAGCCCCCTCCAGCCTCGGGGCCCGGGCCTGGAGCCACGGCGAACTGTGGATGCTGGGGGCGGCCCTGGCCATGGCCTTCGGCACCGTGATCAGCCGCTACGCCTGCCGTTCCAGCGATCCTGTGGCGATCACCGGTTGGCACATGCTGCTGGGGGGTGTGCCCCTGCTGCTCGCTTCGGCTCTGGCCCCGCTGATCTGGAGCGGCGCCCCCCCCTTCTGGCCCCAGTGGAGCGCCCAGGACTGGGGCCTGATGGCCTACGCCAGCGTCTTCGGCAGCGCCCTGGCCTATGGCCTGTTCTTCACATTCGCCAGCCGCGGGGACCTCACCGGCTTCAGCTCCCTCACCTTCCTCACCCCCCTGTTCGCCCTGGTGTGCGGCCAGCTACTGCTGGCGGAGGAGCTCAGGCCCCTGCAGTGGCTCGGGGCGGTGGTGGCCCTGATCTCCGTGCTGTTGATCAACCGGCGCCAGCAACTCTGGGAGGGCCCAGGCGATGGGGGCTGA
- the sppA gene encoding signal peptide peptidase SppA, whose protein sequence is MSWPWRRKSRRKLARIAIEGAIAGATRERVLKALRQVEEREFPALLLRIDSPGGTVGDSQEIHAALMRLRSKGCKVVASFGNISASGGVYVGVAADRIVANPGTITGSIGVILRGNNLSKLLERVGISFETVKSGLYKDILSPDRALTEGERELLQALIDSSYGQFVTAVAEGRSLSEEVVRGFADGRVFSGAQARELGLVDELGDEDAARRLAARLADLDEEKTRPVSFGHPRKGLGSLIPGRALWGELRAALSLELAWGGQPLWLYRP, encoded by the coding sequence ATGTCCTGGCCCTGGCGCCGCAAGTCCCGCCGCAAGCTGGCCCGGATTGCCATCGAAGGAGCGATCGCCGGCGCCACCCGGGAGCGGGTGCTCAAGGCCCTGCGGCAGGTGGAGGAACGCGAATTCCCCGCCCTGCTGCTCCGGATCGACAGCCCCGGGGGCACCGTCGGCGACAGCCAGGAGATCCATGCCGCCCTGATGCGCCTGCGCTCCAAGGGCTGCAAGGTGGTGGCCAGCTTCGGCAACATCTCCGCCTCCGGCGGCGTCTATGTGGGGGTGGCGGCGGATCGGATCGTCGCCAACCCGGGCACGATCACCGGCTCGATCGGCGTGATCCTGCGGGGCAACAACCTCTCGAAGCTGCTGGAGCGCGTCGGCATCAGCTTCGAGACGGTAAAGAGCGGCCTCTACAAGGACATCCTTTCCCCCGATCGGGCCCTCACCGAGGGGGAGCGGGAGCTGCTGCAGGCCCTGATCGATTCGAGCTACGGCCAGTTCGTCACGGCCGTGGCCGAGGGCCGCAGCCTCAGCGAGGAGGTGGTGCGGGGCTTCGCCGACGGGCGCGTGTTCAGCGGTGCCCAGGCCAGGGAGCTGGGCCTGGTGGACGAGCTGGGTGATGAGGATGCGGCCCGGCGGCTGGCGGCCCGGCTGGCCGATCTCGATGAGGAGAAAACCCGGCCGGTGAGCTTCGGCCATCCGCGCAAGGGCCTGGGGAGCCTGATCCCGGGCCGGGCCCTCTGGGGTGAGCTGCGGGCGGCCCTCAGCCTGGAGCTGGCCTGGGGCGGCCAACCCCTCTGGCTCTACCGCCCATGA
- the aroH gene encoding chorismate mutase: protein MSETLALRALRGATTASANSAEAIAEAVAELISDLIERNQLQAERVLSVTFSCTTDLDACFPAAVARQRAGWDAVALLDCQQMAVAGDLPRCIRLLAHAWMERDQPVVHPYLRGAALLRPDRSGHN from the coding sequence ATGAGCGAGACCCTGGCCCTGCGGGCCCTGCGGGGGGCCACCACCGCCAGCGCCAACAGCGCCGAAGCGATCGCCGAGGCGGTGGCGGAACTGATCAGCGACCTGATCGAGCGCAACCAACTGCAGGCAGAGCGCGTGCTCTCGGTCACCTTCAGCTGCACGACGGATCTGGATGCCTGCTTTCCCGCGGCGGTGGCCCGGCAGCGGGCCGGCTGGGACGCCGTCGCCCTGCTGGACTGCCAGCAGATGGCCGTGGCCGGCGACCTGCCCCGCTGCATCCGGCTGCTGGCCCACGCCTGGATGGAGCGCGACCAGCCGGTGGTCCACCCCTACCTGCGAGGGGCAGCCCTGCTGCGACCAGACCGATCTGGTCACAACTGA
- a CDS encoding DUF2808 domain-containing protein has translation MTSPFAVLRRPLAIAAAAAGATVLGGLTVAGGTALLEGAAPAPARAQGTPSLLEFRWDNNRDYRKLYYFVTDTTRLKRSEYYLILKPKDRKTAILKLSITIPESFDVKIDPKDVKLCVMKEGGMLSRTRCLQEIPAVVEIPKGGRAIEIFPNTPVPDDKTIGVYINLFNPFNIGMYQFNALAQAPGDVPMSGYLGSWIIQIDPSN, from the coding sequence ATGACCTCTCCGTTTGCCGTCCTGCGGCGCCCCCTGGCCATCGCCGCCGCCGCCGCCGGTGCCACCGTGTTGGGGGGTCTGACGGTGGCCGGTGGCACGGCCCTGCTGGAGGGCGCCGCGCCCGCCCCGGCCCGGGCCCAGGGCACCCCCAGCCTGCTGGAGTTCCGCTGGGACAACAACCGGGATTACCGCAAGCTCTACTACTTCGTCACCGACACCACGCGGCTGAAGCGTTCGGAGTATTACCTGATCCTCAAACCGAAGGACCGCAAGACCGCCATCCTCAAACTGAGCATCACCATCCCCGAAAGCTTTGATGTGAAGATCGATCCCAAGGACGTCAAACTCTGCGTCATGAAGGAAGGTGGCATGCTCTCCCGCACCCGTTGCTTGCAGGAGATTCCTGCCGTGGTGGAGATCCCCAAGGGTGGCCGGGCGATCGAGATCTTCCCCAACACGCCTGTCCCGGATGACAAGACCATCGGGGTCTACATCAACCTGTTCAACCCCTTCAACATCGGCATGTACCAGTTCAATGCCCTCGCCCAGGCTCCCGGTGACGTGCCGATGTCCGGCTACCTGGGCAGCTGGATTATCCAGATCGATCCCTCGAACTGA
- the rpmH gene encoding 50S ribosomal protein L34, with protein MTKRTLEGTSRKRKRVSGFRVRMRSHTGRRVIRTRRRRGRARLAV; from the coding sequence ATGACCAAGCGGACCCTCGAAGGAACCAGCCGTAAGCGCAAGCGGGTCTCGGGCTTTCGCGTGCGCATGCGCAGCCACACCGGCCGTCGCGTGATCCGCACCCGCCGCCGCCGCGGCAGGGCCCGCCTGGCGGTCTGA
- the rnpA gene encoding ribonuclease P protein component — MVLPREHRLRGRFVFDHLYQQGVRHHGQWMVLRTMAARDELLRSELRRQAPSPCRCAVVISTKVSKRSVQRNRLRRLFHDHLRLFCHAQAPEQPAQWILLSLKPGSAEVPDDDLLGECSMLLQKAGLRP; from the coding sequence ATGGTCCTGCCTAGGGAACATCGGCTGAGGGGCCGTTTCGTGTTCGATCACCTCTACCAGCAGGGGGTGCGCCACCACGGCCAATGGATGGTGCTACGCACCATGGCGGCCCGTGATGAGCTGCTCAGGAGCGAACTGCGCCGGCAGGCCCCCAGCCCCTGCCGCTGCGCGGTGGTGATCAGCACCAAGGTGAGCAAGCGCTCGGTGCAGCGCAACCGCCTGCGGCGTCTGTTCCACGACCACCTGCGGCTGTTCTGCCATGCCCAGGCGCCCGAGCAGCCGGCCCAGTGGATCCTGCTGAGCCTGAAGCCAGGGAGCGCCGAGGTGCCGGACGACGATCTGCTGGGAGAATGTTCCATGCTTCTGCAGAAAGCTGGACTGCGCCCATGA
- a CDS encoding PH domain-containing protein encodes MTPDTSTPLTSSETLFYEGGPARGDLIFNLLFGLTLIGLPFTVGAIIRALWLRFRITSRRVSVTGGWMGRDRSQVAYGQIKEVRSIPRGFGFWGDMVLVLSDGARLEMRAMPRFREAEAYINEQIAARTPAAANGFGNPQAASA; translated from the coding sequence ATGACCCCCGACACCAGCACACCCCTGACCAGCTCCGAAACCCTGTTCTACGAAGGGGGGCCCGCCCGGGGTGACCTGATCTTCAACCTCCTATTCGGGCTCACCCTGATCGGCCTCCCGTTCACGGTGGGAGCGATCATCCGGGCCCTCTGGCTGCGCTTTCGGATCACCAGCCGCCGGGTGTCGGTCACGGGTGGCTGGATGGGCCGTGACCGCAGCCAGGTGGCCTACGGCCAGATCAAGGAGGTGCGCTCGATTCCGCGCGGTTTTGGCTTCTGGGGCGACATGGTGTTGGTGCTGAGCGACGGCGCCCGGCTGGAGATGCGCGCCATGCCCCGCTTCCGCGAGGCGGAGGCCTACATCAACGAGCAGATCGCGGCACGCACCCCAGCGGCCGCCAACGGTTTCGGCAACCCCCAGGCCGCCAGCGCCTGA
- the yidC gene encoding membrane protein insertase YidC, translating to MIGYISDNLLLPILDFFYGLVPSYGLAIIALTVVIRLALFPLSAGSIRSARRMRIAQPVMQKRQAEIKSRYASDPQKQQEELGKLMKEFGSPLAGCLPLLVQMPILFALFATLRGSPFADVPYTLNLKVVPAEEIAALETKPFASASHSIFITETRHVPVIASLPTGTKLGVGERQQVKIETKEGEAFSSLLAGIDNGDAFRPSWKVSKGEEVVRVSGDGTIEALAPGDATVEASIPGLAARSGFLFIKALGQVGFYTDGAINWDIAILVAGFGLSLLASQLLSGMGMPANPQQATANKITPVMITGMFLFFPLPAGVLLYMVVANIFQALQTFLLTREALPDNLQTILDQQIAQQAVAVTAGGSTEGGRLPFEPKGKK from the coding sequence GTGATCGGCTACATCTCCGACAATCTGCTGCTCCCGATCCTCGATTTCTTCTATGGATTGGTGCCCAGCTACGGGCTGGCGATCATTGCCCTGACCGTGGTGATCCGGCTGGCCCTGTTCCCCCTGAGTGCCGGCTCGATCCGCAGTGCCCGGCGCATGCGCATCGCCCAGCCGGTGATGCAGAAGCGCCAGGCGGAAATCAAGAGTCGCTACGCCTCCGACCCCCAGAAGCAGCAGGAGGAACTGGGCAAGCTGATGAAGGAGTTCGGCAGCCCCCTGGCGGGCTGTCTGCCTCTGCTGGTGCAGATGCCGATCCTGTTCGCTCTCTTCGCCACCCTGCGCGGCTCACCGTTTGCGGATGTGCCCTACACCCTCAACCTCAAGGTGGTGCCCGCCGAGGAGATCGCAGCGCTGGAGACCAAGCCCTTCGCCAGCGCCAGCCACTCGATCTTCATCACCGAGACCAGGCACGTGCCGGTGATCGCCAGCCTGCCGACCGGCACCAAGCTCGGGGTGGGTGAACGCCAGCAGGTGAAGATCGAAACCAAAGAAGGTGAAGCCTTCAGCTCCCTGCTGGCCGGGATCGACAACGGTGACGCCTTCAGGCCCAGTTGGAAGGTGAGCAAGGGCGAGGAGGTGGTGCGGGTCAGCGGCGACGGCACGATCGAGGCCCTGGCCCCCGGCGATGCCACCGTGGAGGCCAGCATTCCCGGCCTCGCGGCCCGAAGCGGTTTCCTGTTCATCAAGGCCCTCGGCCAGGTGGGCTTCTACACCGATGGAGCGATCAACTGGGACATCGCCATCCTGGTGGCGGGCTTCGGCCTGAGCCTGCTGGCCTCTCAGCTGCTCTCGGGCATGGGCATGCCGGCCAACCCCCAGCAGGCCACCGCCAACAAGATCACCCCGGTGATGATCACGGGGATGTTCCTGTTCTTCCCCCTGCCGGCCGGGGTGCTGCTCTACATGGTGGTGGCCAACATCTTCCAGGCCCTGCAGACCTTCCTGCTCACCCGTGAGGCCCTGCCGGACAATCTGCAGACGATTCTCGACCAGCAGATCGCCCAGCAGGCCGTGGCCGTCACGGCAGGGGGCAGCACTGAGGGCGGGCGTCTTCCCTTTGAGCCCAAGGGCAAGAAGTGA
- a CDS encoding YceD family protein: MSGALLPVPLQELRLLADGRRWTVDQPLDDLASLTPVRGELEAVHRGTVLEVRGRAETIVTLCCDRCLQHYNHPLRSDSNELIWLSEAEVECPEVLELDPEAPCETLDPRGSFDPARWLFEQLHLQLPLRNDCGLDCPGPDLPKERPEPTASEAAEPCGDPRWAALRLLQLP; encoded by the coding sequence GTGAGCGGCGCGCTCCTGCCGGTGCCCCTGCAGGAGCTCAGGCTCCTGGCGGACGGCCGCCGCTGGACCGTGGACCAACCCCTGGACGATCTGGCCAGCCTCACCCCGGTGCGGGGGGAGCTGGAGGCCGTCCATCGCGGCACCGTGCTCGAGGTGCGTGGCCGGGCTGAAACAATCGTCACCCTTTGCTGCGACCGCTGCCTGCAGCATTACAACCATCCGCTCAGGAGCGACAGCAACGAGCTGATCTGGTTGAGCGAAGCCGAGGTGGAGTGCCCTGAGGTGCTGGAGCTCGATCCCGAGGCGCCCTGCGAAACCCTCGATCCCCGCGGCAGCTTCGATCCGGCCCGCTGGCTGTTTGAGCAGCTGCACCTGCAACTGCCCCTGCGCAACGACTGCGGCCTCGACTGCCCAGGCCCTGACCTGCCCAAGGAGCGCCCGGAGCCCACGGCCAGCGAGGCCGCGGAGCCCTGCGGCGACCCGCGCTGGGCGGCACTCCGACTCCTGCAGTTGCCCTGA